A window of Halobacillus naozhouensis genomic DNA:
TTGTGAACATTTACGATGTAGGTGAAGAAGAAGATTTATATTTTATGGCAATGGAATACGTTGATGGCATGACCTTGAAACAATACATTCAAAAAAACAGTCCAATTGATGCAGCAGACGCGATTGATATCATTCGGCAGATTACTTCAGCTATCTCTCATGCCCACGACAATGAAATTGTGCACCGTGATATTAAACCGCAAAATATTTTAATTGACCATTATGGGCAAGTGAAAGTTACAGACTTCGGAATCGCCATGGCATTAAGTGCTACAGCCTTAACGCAAACGAACTCTGTACTCGGATCTGTTCATTACTTATCACCTGAACAAGCCAGAGGTGGCATGGCCACTAAAAAGTCTGATATTTATTCATTAGGGATTGTGCTTTTTGAGTTACTAACAGGACGTCTGCCTTTTTCAGGAGAATCCCCAGTAGCCATTGCTCTTAAGCATTTACAGCATGACACTCCTTCGCTAAAGCGCTGGATTGCAGATCTGCCTCAAAGTGTAGAGAATATCGTGTTAAAAGCAACCGCCAAGGATCCATTTCATCGGTACGATTCTGTCATGGAAATGGAGTATGATCTAGAAACAGCTCTTGAACCTGAACGCCTGAATGAACCGATTTTTACTACTCCGAATGATGGGGATGAAGAGCAGACAAAGGCGATCCCGGTAATTACTGAGGAAAATTATGGAGACGATGCTGAAGACGATACGATCGTCCATAGTGCTGCAACAAAAGTCAGTCAAGATCAAAACCTTTCAAAAAAAGAAAAGAAACAAGCCAAGAAGCTTCACAAAAAATCCAAAAAACAGCAGAAGAAAAAGAAAAAGAAGAAGAAAAGACCTTTGTTATGGTTACTAATCATTTTCCTACTTCTTTCCGCAGCCGGTGCTATTGCGCTGTTTGTCGTACCAGGTCTTCTGCAGCCAGATGATGTTGAAATGATTGATGTTGAAGGAATGGAGTATGAAGAAGCGTATGACCAGCTAAGTGAGCTTCGTTTGAACGTAAAACGTGAACCCACCTATTCTGACACAGTGCAGGAAGGACTTGTGGTTCGAACAGACCCTGAAGCGGGAATGGTCATAAAGGAAGAATCGGAAGTTACCGTTTATACGAGTCAAGGTAAAGAACGGGTCGAGTTTGGCAATTACGAAGGGGAAGATTTTGACAGGGTTAAACAAGAGCTTGAAGATCAGGGTTATTCAAGTGTTCTCGCTATCGACGAAAATTCGGATCAGCCTGCAGGTGAGATCATCGAACAAATTCAGCCTCAGGAGGATGAGGAAGTTGTACCAGAGGAAACGAGTGTTATTTTCAGGGTCAGCGTTGGGCCACTTACTGTCACTCTAAGATCTCTAGAAGGAGAGACGCTTGAGTCAGCTCAAAACTATCTAAATGAGAACAACCTGAATGCAACAGTGACAGAGGAACACTCGCCTGATATCCCTGAAGGCCACGTTATTGGCCATCAGCCGCAAGCGTTAAGTGAAATAGAGGAAGGATCAACTGTTAATCTGGTAGTCTCGCTGGGACCGAAAGAACAGCCTCCAAGAGAAGAGACAATCCAGGTAGAGGTCCCGTACGATGAGAAAGCAGAACAAAAGGAACAAACCGTGCTCATTTATATTAATGACGCCAACCATGAAATGAAAGAAGTTTTCCGTGAAGAAACAATTACCGAAGATACTACTGTAGAGTTTACGCTTACGATTCAGCCAAAAGAGGAAGCATCATATAAAGTGCAGCTAGGTGATAAAGTAATTGAGGAAAAAACGGTGCCATATGAAGAAGGTGAATAAATGGCAACAGGTAAAATAATAAAGGCATTAAGCGGGTTTTATTATGTTCTCCATGAGGGAACGGTTTATCAGTGTCGAGGCAGAGGTGTATTTAGGAAACGAAAGATAACCCCGCTTGTGGGAGATCTTGTGGAATTTAAAGCAGAAACGGTCGAAGAAGGTTATATTCTTGCCATTGAAGAACGGCAGAATGAGCTCGTAAGACCGCCGATATCTAATATTGACCAAGCTCTGATTGTAACATCTGCCGTCCACCCTGATTTCAACTCGTTGTTATTGGATCGATTCTTAGTCCTTGTTGAGGCAAAGCGTATTGAACCGTTAATCGTTATTTCTAAATTAGACCAGGTGGCAGATGAAGTGTTACAAGAGATGGAAAACTACAAGAATTTGTACGAGGGGATAGGATACCCTGTAATCCTTTCCTCGGTAAATGATTCACAATCGATTGATCAGCTGCAGTCTCATTTAGCTGGCCGGACTACTGTAATTGCCGGGCAGTCTGGAGTGGGCAAATCTTCACTGCTGAATTCGATCGATCCCCGGCTGGCCATCGATACGGATGAAATTTCAGCAAGTCTTGGACGAGGCAAACATACTACAAGACATGTAGAACTTTACGAAATTGCCGGTGGACTAGTTGCAGATACACCCGGTTTTAGTTCATTAGAGTTCGGCAGTCTTCAGTTGGATCAATTAAGTGAATGTTTTCCTGAGTTTGTTGCTGTCCAGGATGAATGTAAGTTCCGGGGCTGTCTCCACAATAAGGAGCCCAAGTGTGCCGTGAAAGCAGGAGTAGAAAGCGGTTCGATCGCCCAACAAAGATATGAACATTATTTACAATTCGTTGAAGAAATTTATAACAGAAAGCCGAGGTATTAACATGACTAAGATTGCGCCATCGATTCTGGCATCAGATTTTGCCCAATTAGGGTCGGAAATTCTAGATGTGGAACAAGGAGGAGCCGATTACATTCATGTGGATGTAATGGACGGCCATTTTGTTCCTAATATTACAATTGGACCACTTATTGTGGAAGCGATACGCCCGAATACGACGTTACCGATCGATGTTCATTTGATGATTGAAAATCCTGATGATTATATTGGTGCTTTTGCTAAAGCGGGATCTGATATCATTACAGTGCACCAGGAAGCCTCTCCCCATCTGCATCGAACGGTTCAACTTATCAAAAGCCATTGTGTAAAAGCAGGTGTGGTTATCAATCCTGCCACACCGGCAGAATCTATTAAACCAATATTACAAGATGTGGATCTTGTGCTGCTTATGACTGTAAATCCAGGATTTGGCGGGCAATCATTCATTGAAAGTGTTGTCCCGAAAATTAACCAGATTTCCACATGGCGAAGCGAACTGGATGCTGAGTTTGAAATCGAAATTGATGGTGGGGTTAATAAGGAAACCGCCAAAATCTGTACGGAAGCGGGAGCAGATGTACTGGTAGCTGGAAGTGCAATATTTAACCAGGAAGATCGAGGAAAAGCGATCACGGAAATTCGTCAATCGTTATAAACAGCAAGAAGCCAAAATATGTGGTTCACTGCCGATATTTTGGCTTCTTTTTTTGAAGGTGGTAAGGTAATGAAGAAAATAGCGATCGTCGCTGGCGGACCAAAGGATTTCGTGCCAGACCTCTCAAAATTTGATGAAAACAATATACTCTGGATTGGGGCTGATCTTGGAGCGGAAGTAATCCTTGAGCAAGGCAGACGGCTGGATATCGCTGTAGGTGACTTTGACTCAGTCAGCTCCGAGTCGTTAATGCGGATTAAAGAATCAGCGGGAAGAACGGATACATACCCAAATGAAAAGAATGAAACAGACCTCGAAATAGCCCTTCTCGAAGCTTTAAAATACCAGCCAGAGCAGATTTTACTTTTTGGCGTAACAGGCGGGCGGCTTGATCATACGATGGTAAATATTCAAATTTTGTACCCCCTATTAACAAAAGGTATTAAAGGAACTATTATTGATCAGCAAAATCAAGTGGAATTAGTTGGTCAAGGAGTGCATACACTGAAGAAGATCAGTCAATATCCATATGTATCCTTCTTACCGGTCACGCTTGCAATCAAAGGGTTAAGTTTGGAAGGTTTTTATTATCCGTTACTGGATGCTGAACTTTCTTATGGATCGACGCGCTGTATATCTAATCAATTGATTGAAGATAGAGGTACTTTTTCATTCACCGAAGGCATACTCTTAGTAATAAGAAGCCATGACGTTATCTAACAGAAGGTTGCAAGACGCACAGCTTTACATTTTGAGGAGGGGGCTCATGAAATTCTATACGATTAAACTCCCGCGTTTTCTCGGAGGGTTTGTACGGGCTATCATTGGTACTTTTAAAAAAGAATAGCAAAAAAGCACCCTGTGAGGGTGCTTTTTTGTGCGAGTCTAGATTAGACGCGCTCTACTTTACCTGATTTTAAATCACGTGCAGATACATAAACCTTCTTAGGCTTACCATCTACAAGAATACGCACTTTTTGCACGTTGGCTTTGAATTGACGTTTATTAGCGTTCATAGCGTGTGAACGATTATTTCCGGAACGTGTACTACGTCCTGAAACGACACATTTGCGTGACATATAAATCCCTCCTGTTACGATACATAAATCATGAAATACTTAATTAATGTATCATAATAAATACGTAAATGCAATGGAACGAAAGATGATATCAAGAATTTTTTCTTGACAGAGAGAAGCAATTGTTTCAGAGTATAGGAGGGGTTTCACCGTATATAAATACGATGTATGAATTCTGTGATATAATGGGTGCACGAACATGGTTGAGTGACAAAGGAGGATTTTTAAATGTCCGTTGATCTTACTACTAAATATGGTCATATCACGATAAGCAATGAAGTCATTTCCACTGTAGCAGGAGGTGCTGCGGTTGAATGTTACGGAATTGTCGGCATGGCCTCTAAAAATCAACTTCGAGATGGTCTGGCAGAAATGCTGCGTCGTGAGAATTTTTCAAGAGGCGTTGTCGTAAGACAAGAAGATGAACAGCTCCATATCGATATGTATATTATCGTAAGCTATGGTACGAAAATATCGGAAGTCGCACATAATGTCCAATCACAAGTCAAATACACATTAAATAAAACAGTAGGCTTATCAGTTAGTTCGGTAAATATTTTCATCCAAGGGGTACGGGTGATCAACGAATAAAGGTAGTCGTTAGTCAAAGGAGGAAGCAGCGTGACGTTACGAAAGTTAGAGGGGACAACACTGGCAGAAATGATTCTGCAAGGTGCTCATCATCTTAAAAGCAACTCGCAGATGATTGATGCTCTTAATGTGTTTCCTGTTCCGGATGGAGATACCGGTACGAATATGAATTTGTCCATGTCGTCAGGGGCAGAAGAAGTGAAGAACGTTTCTGCAAATCATGCCGGGCTCGTTTCACAAGCATTCGCAAAAGGTTTGTTAATGGGAGCACGAGGAAACTCAGGGGTTATTCTTTCTCAGTTATTCAGAGGGTTTTCTAAAGCGTTGGAAGAGAAAGAAACGATCACCACGAAAGATTTTGCTGAAGCTCTTCAAGGCGGCGTAAAGACCGCCTATAAAGCAGTAATGAAACCCGTCGAAGGCACTATTCTGACGGTTGCACGGGAAACAGGAGAAGCATCTGTAACTTTAGCGGAAAAAGAAGAGGAATTTCTGCCATTTATTCAAGGTGTGGTGGATGCTGCACGCGAATCCTTAAAAGGGACACCTGAATTGCTTCCGGTTTTAAAAGAAGTGGGAGTGGTCGATAGTGGTGGACAAGGGTTATTAACCATTTACGAAGGGTTTTTAGCCAATTTAAAAGGTGAAGAGATGCCTGAACACAGTACAATGAACTCAATGGGAGAGATGGTGAACGCTGAACACCATAAACTTGCCCAGGACTTCATGGATACTGATGATATTAAATATGGGTATTGTACAGAATTTATGGTCAAGTTTGAAGAAGAGAAATTGGCCGAAACACCATATAAAGAAGAAGCTTTCCGGGAAGTATTAAGTGAACACGGTGATTCGCTGCTCGTCGTGTCTGACGAAGAGTTGATCAAAGTCCATATCCACACTGAACATCCCGGCAATGCTCTTAATTTGGGCCAGCAATACGGCAGTTTAGTGAATATGAAGATCGAAAATATGCGGGAGCAGCATACGTCAATCGTTGGCGATAAAAAACAAACCAAACCTAGGGAAAAGGCTGGGTATGGGATTGTGACGGTAGCGATGGGAGACGGAATGAAGAAGTTGTTTGAGAGCCTCGGGGCCAATGTTGTCATCCAAGGCGGCCAGACGATGAATCCAAGTACTAAAGATATTTCAGACGCAATTGTGGAAGCTCACGCCAACAATGTTCTTATTTTGCCAAACAATAAAAACATTACGATGGCGGCTGAACAGGCGGCTGAATTAGCTGAAGTAAATGCAGCGGTTGTACCATCGAAAACGATACCTCAAGGGATTAGTGCCTTACTTGGATTTAATCCGGAAGCAGATTTAATTGCGAACCAGGAGGAAATGTCTTCGTTAATGGCCCAGGTGAAGTCGGGACAAATCACCTATGCGGTTAGGGATACGCAAATTGATGGACTTTCGATAGAAAAAGGACATTTTATGGGGATATCTGAAGGAAAAATCTCTTCGGCCCAGAAGGACAAATTAGCTACGGCTAAGGATCTATTAAAAGAAATGATTGATGAAGAAGAGGACGAGATCGTCACTATCATCAGTGGTGAAGAGGCTAATGAGCAAGAGGTCGAAGCCTTAGAAGCTTATTTAGAGGAACACTACGAGGATATGGAAGTGGAAATTCATCGTGGTGACCAGCCTATCTATTCCTTTGTTTTTTCTGTTGAATAAACGAACAAAAGCGGAGCCTACCAGGCTCCGCTTTTTCTGTGGTTCAGCTTCTAAGGCTATTAGGGGATAGACCTTAGCGTTATAAGTTATTCCAATCTGGA
This region includes:
- the pknB gene encoding Stk1 family PASTA domain-containing Ser/Thr kinase — protein: MMNNRLLNERYKIMEMIGGGGMANVYLAHDTILNRDVAIKVLRLEHGDDDEFIARFHREAQSASSLSHPNIVNIYDVGEEEDLYFMAMEYVDGMTLKQYIQKNSPIDAADAIDIIRQITSAISHAHDNEIVHRDIKPQNILIDHYGQVKVTDFGIAMALSATALTQTNSVLGSVHYLSPEQARGGMATKKSDIYSLGIVLFELLTGRLPFSGESPVAIALKHLQHDTPSLKRWIADLPQSVENIVLKATAKDPFHRYDSVMEMEYDLETALEPERLNEPIFTTPNDGDEEQTKAIPVITEENYGDDAEDDTIVHSAATKVSQDQNLSKKEKKQAKKLHKKSKKQQKKKKKKKKRPLLWLLIIFLLLSAAGAIALFVVPGLLQPDDVEMIDVEGMEYEEAYDQLSELRLNVKREPTYSDTVQEGLVVRTDPEAGMVIKEESEVTVYTSQGKERVEFGNYEGEDFDRVKQELEDQGYSSVLAIDENSDQPAGEIIEQIQPQEDEEVVPEETSVIFRVSVGPLTVTLRSLEGETLESAQNYLNENNLNATVTEEHSPDIPEGHVIGHQPQALSEIEEGSTVNLVVSLGPKEQPPREETIQVEVPYDEKAEQKEQTVLIYINDANHEMKEVFREETITEDTTVEFTLTIQPKEEASYKVQLGDKVIEEKTVPYEEGE
- the rsgA gene encoding ribosome small subunit-dependent GTPase A — its product is MATGKIIKALSGFYYVLHEGTVYQCRGRGVFRKRKITPLVGDLVEFKAETVEEGYILAIEERQNELVRPPISNIDQALIVTSAVHPDFNSLLLDRFLVLVEAKRIEPLIVISKLDQVADEVLQEMENYKNLYEGIGYPVILSSVNDSQSIDQLQSHLAGRTTVIAGQSGVGKSSLLNSIDPRLAIDTDEISASLGRGKHTTRHVELYEIAGGLVADTPGFSSLEFGSLQLDQLSECFPEFVAVQDECKFRGCLHNKEPKCAVKAGVESGSIAQQRYEHYLQFVEEIYNRKPRY
- the rpe gene encoding ribulose-phosphate 3-epimerase, whose product is MTKIAPSILASDFAQLGSEILDVEQGGADYIHVDVMDGHFVPNITIGPLIVEAIRPNTTLPIDVHLMIENPDDYIGAFAKAGSDIITVHQEASPHLHRTVQLIKSHCVKAGVVINPATPAESIKPILQDVDLVLLMTVNPGFGGQSFIESVVPKINQISTWRSELDAEFEIEIDGGVNKETAKICTEAGADVLVAGSAIFNQEDRGKAITEIRQSL
- a CDS encoding thiamine diphosphokinase; the encoded protein is MKKIAIVAGGPKDFVPDLSKFDENNILWIGADLGAEVILEQGRRLDIAVGDFDSVSSESLMRIKESAGRTDTYPNEKNETDLEIALLEALKYQPEQILLFGVTGGRLDHTMVNIQILYPLLTKGIKGTIIDQQNQVELVGQGVHTLKKISQYPYVSFLPVTLAIKGLSLEGFYYPLLDAELSYGSTRCISNQLIEDRGTFSFTEGILLVIRSHDVI
- the spoVM gene encoding stage V sporulation protein SpoVM, translated to MKFYTIKLPRFLGGFVRAIIGTFKKE
- the rpmB gene encoding 50S ribosomal protein L28, with amino-acid sequence MSRKCVVSGRSTRSGNNRSHAMNANKRQFKANVQKVRILVDGKPKKVYVSARDLKSGKVERV
- a CDS encoding Asp23/Gls24 family envelope stress response protein, which produces MSVDLTTKYGHITISNEVISTVAGGAAVECYGIVGMASKNQLRDGLAEMLRRENFSRGVVVRQEDEQLHIDMYIIVSYGTKISEVAHNVQSQVKYTLNKTVGLSVSSVNIFIQGVRVINE
- a CDS encoding DAK2 domain-containing protein, giving the protein MTLRKLEGTTLAEMILQGAHHLKSNSQMIDALNVFPVPDGDTGTNMNLSMSSGAEEVKNVSANHAGLVSQAFAKGLLMGARGNSGVILSQLFRGFSKALEEKETITTKDFAEALQGGVKTAYKAVMKPVEGTILTVARETGEASVTLAEKEEEFLPFIQGVVDAARESLKGTPELLPVLKEVGVVDSGGQGLLTIYEGFLANLKGEEMPEHSTMNSMGEMVNAEHHKLAQDFMDTDDIKYGYCTEFMVKFEEEKLAETPYKEEAFREVLSEHGDSLLVVSDEELIKVHIHTEHPGNALNLGQQYGSLVNMKIENMREQHTSIVGDKKQTKPREKAGYGIVTVAMGDGMKKLFESLGANVVIQGGQTMNPSTKDISDAIVEAHANNVLILPNNKNITMAAEQAAELAEVNAAVVPSKTIPQGISALLGFNPEADLIANQEEMSSLMAQVKSGQITYAVRDTQIDGLSIEKGHFMGISEGKISSAQKDKLATAKDLLKEMIDEEEDEIVTIISGEEANEQEVEALEAYLEEHYEDMEVEIHRGDQPIYSFVFSVE